The SAR202 cluster bacterium genomic interval GGCCCCCAATTACGACTTCCGTGGCTTCTACACCTCCCTTTTGGAGCAGCACATGAAGATGGACTCCAAGTCCGTCGTCGGCGGCGCTTTCGAGCAGCTCCCCTTTATCAGAAAGTAAACTAGCCGCACACGACGGTTAAGCTCTCCTTAGAGCTAAAGTAACATTGAGCGGGCCGCCCTACTTTGACAGGGCGGCCCGCTTTTATGTATATAAGTACTGCAGTTTTCGGACATGACAGACCAGGAGAATTAGAGTATGCCAGTAACCACAATTGCAGCAGGCCGAGCGTTCACGTACGTGAGCAACATCGGCAAGATATCGCGTTCAGCCCTAGGCTTTCGCCATCCCATAGGGCTGGCCCGCGGCGCCAACGACGTCCTTTACGTTGGAAACTGGGGAGACGAGCCTCAGCCCAACTGCCGCATCACCAAGTGCGTCGTTGGGACGCAGGACTGGATAATGGACATAGGCCAGGCGGGCAGCGGAGAAGGCCAATTCCTATGGCCTGGCGGGCTGGTGGCGGATAAGAACGAAGTCCTCTATGTCACCGACCAGGCCAACAATAAGATCGTCGGGTATAGCAAGGACGGCAAATACGTGGCGCAGTGGGGCAAGGGCGGTTCGGGGGACGGGGAGTTTTCCGGTCCCAGCGGCATCGCCGTCGATAAGAACGACAACTTCTGGATAGTAGACACTCGGAACCATCGAGTGCAGAAGTTCAACAAGAGCGGTAAATTTCTGTCCAAGTTCGGCGTCCATGGAAACCTCAACGGCCAGCTAAACATGCCCTGGGGTATCGCTCTGGACAAGGACACGAATGTTTATGTAGCGGACTGGGGCAACAGCCGCGTGCAGAAGTTCAGCCCTGAAGGCAAGTACCTGATGACCTTCGGCAAACCTGGCAAGGGTAAGGGCGAGATTGACCACCCCAGCGCTGTCTTTGTTGATCAGGATGGCGACGTATACGTGGCCGACTGGGGCAACAACCGCGTGGTCATCTTCGAAGCTGATGGCACTTACCTGACTACTCTCCTAGGCGACGCCAACACCCTTTCGGTGTGGGCCAAGATGGGTGTAGACGCAAACCCTGACGTCAAGAAGGCGTTGGAACGCGCTGACCTGGAGCCTATGTGGCGCCTGTGGCGTCCCGCCGCCATTCTGGTGGACGACCAGCATCGGGTCTTCATAGCCGAGGCGCAGCACATGCGTGTCCAAATATACAAGAAGGACCCAAAGCACCAGGAAGCCCAGTTCACCCTGTAGAGCAAATCGCACGAATAAGCAGCGCCCCGACAAGTTGGGGCGCTGCACTTTCCATGGGGCAAGTTGACACCCATGCAGCGTTCCCGAATATAATGCCCCCATCTGCAGAAAAGGAGGCCACTATGGCTGAGTCATTTGTATCTTACTTTAACGGCGAATGGATACCGACGGAAGAGTGCAAAATCTCACTGGACGATCGGGGCTTCCGCCTCGGCGATGCGGTGTTTGAGGTAGACAGGACGTTCAACGGCAAAATCTTTGACCTGGACGGCCACCTAGACCGCCTCATGCGCTCCCTCAAAGTTACTCGAATAGATCCCGGGCTATCCCGACAGGAGATGGCTGATATCAGCTACGAGGTGGTGAAGCGGAACTGGGGAAAGGTCCCTCGGGGCAGCGACATGACGGTACGGCAGGTCATCACTCGAGGCCACGGCTTCAACGTAGTTGATGCCAACAACTCTAAGCAACCTACGGTGTTCATAGGCGGCGCGGCGATGAACTTCAAGCGCTACGCACACCTGTACAAAGAAGGCGCCCACGTAGTATTCGCGCGCACTCGCACATATCACCCGGACTCACTGGACCCCAAGGTCAAGCACCAGAGCCGCATGAACTTTGTGCTGGCGGACCTGGAGGCCACGGACGTTGACCCTAAAGCCTGGCCTGTGCTTCTGGATCTGGACGGGAACATTGCGGAGGGCACCGGTTTTAACTTCTGGATTGTGAAGGATGGCGTCATCAAGACAGCCGGCGACCGCGCAATTCTCCAGGGCATCTCCCGCAATGCCATCACCAAGCTGGCCAAGAACCTGGGCATTCCCATTGAGTTCGAGGACTTCCAGCTTTACGACGCCTATAACGCCGACGAGGCTTTTGTGTCCGGCACCAGCCACTGCCTGCTGCCGGTGTCGAAGCTAGACAACCGACCGCTGGACGGCCCCACACCAGGCCCCGTGGTCAAGCAGCTTCTGGCCGCCTGGAGCGAGACGGTGGGCGTGGACATCATCGGCCAAGCCAGGAAGCAGGCCGGCATAGGCAGTTAGGGCCGGCAATTAACAATCGGAGAAGGTTTATAAGGCCCTCCGAACGGTTCGGGGGGCCTTATATTGCGAAACCACTTAGAACATAGGGAGGGACCATGATTAGAAAGATGGACTTCGGAAAGACAGGCATGAAAGTAACCCAGTTGGGTTACGGGGCCCTGGAGGTCCGGGGCGTCGCGTCTGAGGACCCTCGCGCTCGAATGCCCAGCGAGGAACATGCCGGACGTATCCTTAACGCAGTGCTGGACTCCGGCATCAACTTCATCGACACCGCCTGGTGCTATGGGCGCAGCGAAGAGATGATGGGCAAGTTCATATCGAAGCGCCGCAAGGAGTACTTCCTGGCGGCCAAGACCGGCCACGGCCATTGCAGCGCCGGTAAGTACGCTTCTTACAAGAAGCAGGACTTGATCGACTGCTTCGATGAGAGCCTGCGGAACCTCAAGACTGACTACGTGGACTTCCTGCAGCTCCACAACCCTACCGCAGAGGACGTGCAGATGGAGGGCGCCATTGAGCAGATGCAGAAGTTCAAGCAGCAGGGCAAGGCGCGATTCATCGGCGCGTCCAGCGTGATACCGCACCTGGACAAGCACCTGGCTACCGGCGCGTGGCAGGGTTTCCAGCTCCCATACTCGGCGCTGGAGCCTGAGCACCACGACATGCTGACCAAACTGTCCAAGGCCGGCTGCGGGACGGTTATTCGCGGCGGGGTGGCGAAGGGGGAGCCGGAGTCCAAGGCGGCGCTGGAGGCCCGGCGGTTCAGCGTCGGCGGGAAGCGATGGGACATCTTCGAGCAGACGAAGCTGGACGAGCTTAGGGGCGAGGGCGAGAGCCGGACCGCCTTCCTGCTGCGTTTCACCATGTCCCACCCCCATGTGCACACAACGATTGTCGGCACGCAGAACCCGGACCACCTGAAGGAGAACGTGGCCGCCGCTGAGAAGGGGCCGCTACCCAAGAAGACCTACGATGAGGCGAAAAAGCGCCTGGCTAATATAGGGCTGAAGCACGGCGGGTAGACTCTAGACTTTTGACTATATGAGGGCCGTCCGCCGAGACGGACGGCCCTTTACTTTTAGGAAATCTTCAGCACTTTTACATCCACCCCAGTGAGCACCGCCAGCACAGGCTCAACCAACTCCTCAGCCCGCTTTTTTAACGCTAAGCGGTCTAGAGTCCCTACTGGATGCGTTGTGTATATCGTTGGGAACTCGGGGGCGCCCCACATTTTAGCCATGGCCTGGCCGGTAGTGCGAAAGCGGTCGGTGCAGATGACCGCGGCCGGTATTCCGGCCTTTTCCACATGAATCCCATCGTGCACACTGCACGCGCTGCAGGACCCTCAATCGCCGATGGCGACGATGGCGAAGTCGCACTTTTTCGCCATGTCGGTTACAGCCTTGGGGTCGGCGGGTTTGGAGGCGGAGGGCTTGCGATGGTACATCTCCAAACGCACTTCATATCGGCCCTTCAGAAGCGCCGCCAGGTCTTCCAGAAGCTCTTTGGCGTTGGTCTTGCTGTCGTCAATCATGCCTAGCCGCTTGCCCCGCAGGTCGCGAAGCCTGGGCGCGCCTTTGAAGCTGGCTGACATGGGCTGCGTAGTAGGGTCTACCAACAGATACTTTCCCATCTTTTGTGCGCCTCCTATCGGGCGGAGCGTTTGATAACTTTGGTAACCGCCACCGACGAAACCTTTGGCCCCCAGCTAGGAATCACCGCCATGTGGGAGACCTCTTCGCCGCCAGCGTACACCACCAGTATATCCTCCGGTGAGGCCACCAGCGGCAGATACTTTGACTCGTCTCCAGCCTGCACCGGGCCGGGCAGCCCGCCCGCGCGTTTGATGTCCGCAGCGGAGCGCCGCAGCCTGGGGTGGAGACTACGGCAGACATCGTCCTTACTCCAGCCCTTCCATACCTGGCTGTCGCCGGCGAAGATCACCGCTACCTGACCCTGCCTGATGAGTGACGACGAAGTATCGCCCACGGAGCCTGAGGTGGACATGGAGGAGCCGAGGGTGGATATGGTGTCGGCGGCGGCGTAGAGCATAGTTTCGGGGTCTGGGGTCGCCCGCACCTGTCTTGGCCCTTCCGCGGCGAAGACGGTCACAGCGCTTTCATCCCTCTTGAATCCCCGCTCCACGTGGAGGGGAGTCCAATGGGTCTGGGCCTCGTTTTCTCCGATGCAGTAGCTATACTTGCCTGGATGCCCCAGGACGGTGCGGTCGAAGAGGCCGGGGACGGCGGCGCAGGTGTTCATTAAAATCAATCGCACCGCTCTTCCGATGGTGGCGTTGGCGCGGTTGCCCGGGCCGAAGAGATTGTT includes:
- a CDS encoding aldo/keto reductase, producing MDFGKTGMKVTQLGYGALEVRGVASEDPRARMPSEEHAGRILNAVLDSGINFIDTAWCYGRSEEMMGKFISKRRKEYFLAAKTGHGHCSAGKYASYKKQDLIDCFDESLRNLKTDYVDFLQLHNPTAEDVQMEGAIEQMQKFKQQGKARFIGASSVIPHLDKHLATGAWQGFQLPYSALEPEHHDMLTKLSKAGCGTVIRGGVAKGEPESKAALEARRFSVGGKRWDIFEQTKLDELRGEGESRTAFLLRFTMSHPHVHTTIVGTQNPDHLKENVAAAEKGPLPKKTYDEAKKRLANIGLKHGG
- a CDS encoding 6-bladed beta-propeller, which translates into the protein MPVTTIAAGRAFTYVSNIGKISRSALGFRHPIGLARGANDVLYVGNWGDEPQPNCRITKCVVGTQDWIMDIGQAGSGEGQFLWPGGLVADKNEVLYVTDQANNKIVGYSKDGKYVAQWGKGGSGDGEFSGPSGIAVDKNDNFWIVDTRNHRVQKFNKSGKFLSKFGVHGNLNGQLNMPWGIALDKDTNVYVADWGNSRVQKFSPEGKYLMTFGKPGKGKGEIDHPSAVFVDQDGDVYVADWGNNRVVIFEADGTYLTTLLGDANTLSVWAKMGVDANPDVKKALERADLEPMWRLWRPAAILVDDQHRVFIAEAQHMRVQIYKKDPKHQEAQFTL